The following nucleotide sequence is from Syntrophus gentianae.
GCGGGGATGACCAACGGCCGGCGGCTGGGGAAAATTCTCTTTGCCATGCTGGCGGTCTTTACCCTGACCGGCATCGTGTCCTCGGTGCTCATGGTGATCGGGGTTTCAATTTTCCCCCCGGCAACGGGCGTTCATATCACCCTGCAATCCGCCGGAGACCTTCAAGCGTTGAACACGGCGGACCAGATCGTCAAGGCCTTCACCACCTCCGATTTTCCCGATGTCCTGTCGAAGAAGAACATGCTGGCCCTCATCCTCTTCGCCATTCTCGTCGGGCTGGCGACCTCCTCCCTGAAGGAGAAAGGCCGGGTTTTCGCCGATTTCCTGGCCTCGGCAAGCGACGTCATGATGAAGGTGATCGATCTGATCATGTATTACGCCCCAGTGGGCCTTTGCGCCTATTTCGCCTATCTGACGGGCGTTTTCGGTCCGGAGCTCCTGGGTTCCTACTTCCGGGCCATGACCCTCTATTACCCCCTGACGATTTTCTATTTCTTTGCCGGCTTTTCAATTTACGCCTATCTCGCCGGGAAGGGTCCGGGGGTACGGACCTTCTGGAAAAACATTCTTCCCCCGGCCCTGACGGCCCTCGCCACGGGCAGCAGCGTCGCCGCCATTCCGCCCAATCTGGAGGCGGCCAACCAGAGCGGCGTCCCGAGGGACATCAGCGAACTCGTCATTCCCATCGGCGCGACGATCCACATGGATGGTTCCTGTCTGGCGGCGGTCCTGAAGATCGCCTTCCTCTTCGGCATCTTCTCCCTGGACTTCTCCGGCACGGGGACCCTCCTGACGGCGGTGGGCATCGCCCTGCTCAGCGGAATCGTCATGAGCGGGATTCCCGGCGGCGGCTTTATCGGCGAATTGCTCATCATCTCCCTTTACGGCTTTCCCCTGGAGGCCTTTCCCATCATCTCCATGATCGGCGTTCTCGTCGATCCCCCGGCCA
It contains:
- a CDS encoding dicarboxylate/amino acid:cation symporter — protein: MKTKSLTFIKSYGFSLLLLLSISIGSGLGLFLKKDAALLKPLGDIFLNLLFTSLVPLVFFSISSAVAGMTNGRRLGKILFAMLAVFTLTGIVSSVLMVIGVSIFPPATGVHITLQSAGDLQALNTADQIVKAFTTSDFPDVLSKKNMLALILFAILVGLATSSLKEKGRVFADFLASASDVMMKVIDLIMYYAPVGLCAYFAYLTGVFGPELLGSYFRAMTLYYPLTIFYFFAGFSIYAYLAGKGPGVRTFWKNILPPALTALATGSSVAAIPPNLEAANQSGVPRDISELVIPIGATIHMDGSCLAAVLKIAFLFGIFSLDFSGTGTLLTAVGIALLSGIVMSGIPGGGFIGELLIISLYGFPLEAFPIISMIGVLVDPPATLVNSAGDNVCSMIVARMLGGKNWMKDADI